The following coding sequences lie in one Fusarium poae strain DAOMC 252244 chromosome 1, whole genome shotgun sequence genomic window:
- a CDS encoding hypothetical protein (TransMembrane:4 (i21-42o76-97i104-123o164-182i)~BUSCO:51373at5125), whose amino-acid sequence MSGFIDYSKTTKSKNYHGSGSFATFMIIAPVCFFLGILFASFPYDFPLLWTKAPVPDNFFDHLETHLKFVHQSPALISRILHIVISIGFIGFFIKLFRPSEANFLFDGASLILYLIGFGVYVANIVKALRSVSAEIWTNDGFDGKTHEGESGELVLGREDSLKVLSASNTILALVLVGILVLQAGEWYAEKKEADDVAAMEAKEAAEKKEGSPSKASNKKKQ is encoded by the exons ATGAGCGGCTTCATCGACTACTCCAAGACTACCAAGTCGAAGAACTACCATGGATCTGGTTCATTTGCCACGTTCATGATCATTGCCC CTGTGTGCTTCTTCCTGGGTATCCTTTTCGCGTCGTTTCCTTACGACTTCCCTCTCCTCTGGACCAAGGCCCCTGTGCCCGACAACTTCTTCGACCATCTCGAGACGCATCTGAAGTTTGTGCACCAGTCCCCCGCACTCATCAGCCGCATTCTCCATATTGTCATCTCCATCGGTTTTATCGGCTTCTTCATTAAGCTCTTCCGCCCGAGCGAGGCCAACTTCCTCTTTGACGGCGCATCTCTCATCCTCTACCTTATTGGTTTCGGTGTCTACGTTGCCAACATTGTCAAGGCTCTCCGAAGCGTTAGCGCCGAGATTTGGACTAATGATGGCTTCGATGGCAAGACCCACGAGGGTGAGAGCGGCGAGCTTGTTCTTGGTCGCGAGGACAGCTTGAAGGTTCTTTCCGCTAGCAACACTATTCTCGCTCTCGTTCTTGTCGGCATTCTCGTTCTCCAAGCTGGCGAGTGGTAcgctgagaagaaggaggccgATGACGTTGCTGCTATggaggccaaggaggctgctgagaagaaggagggtTCCCCTTCCAAGGCttccaacaagaagaagcagtaA
- a CDS encoding hypothetical protein (TransMembrane:3 (o15-36i56-77o97-118i)~BUSCO:53106at5125), with product MTTYIPALTLPDSVFLKPALSVLLPIGLGTAVGFSATQTQKTYLALKKPSVQPPPWLFGPVWTVLYGVMGYAAYRVANIGLSPFSSPETIVNTRQAMTLYSIQLGLNLIWTPLFFGLYRPIEASVDIVTLLGVNGYLTYLYSSIDSTAAWCQVPYLGWLTFATYLCTTIGHLNNWDLASGEINKKE from the exons ATGACAACGTACATTCCAGCCCTCACCTTGCCGGACTCGGTCTTCCTGAAGCCGGCCCTTTCGGTTTTGCTACCCATCGGCCTCGGCACGGCTGTTGGCTTCAGCGCTACTC AAACCCAAAAGACATATCTTGCGTTGAAGAAACCCTCAGTGCAACCCCCACCATGGCTATTCGGACCTGTGTGGACCGTTCTCTATGG TGTTATGGGATATGCGGCCTACCGAGTTGCTAACATTGGTCTCTcccctttctcttctcccgAGACTATCGTCAACACCCGACAAGCAATGACCCTCTACTCCATTCAGCTTGGTCTCAACCTCATCTGGACACCTCTCTTCTTTGGCCTATACCGCCCCATTGAGGCCTCGGTTGACATTGTGACACTTCTCGGAGTCAACGGCTACCTCACTTATCTCTACAGCTCCATTGACTCAACTGCTGCTTGGTGCCAGGTCCCCTACCTTGGCTGGCTCACCTTTGCTACCTACCTTTGCACTACCATTGGACACTTGAACAACTGGGATCTCGCAAGcggcgagatcaacaagaaggaATAA
- a CDS encoding hypothetical protein (BUSCO:13712at5125): protein MARTAALGKRARGIDETDVPCQATTPKRSRRLVKAVSYNDENEDPAYSPFDDEEDDVLAELPPRTRKSPSQATTKQNPVTPSTPRHRDALSVPPTTPRHTVMSAGKLFKRLTPHTPLSPSAVQTIYQQARQLFARGAEPGQLVGRDEERSQLTEFLNRFSSSTPYGCLYVSGPPGTGKSAMITEMTRQYANHKDVRSAYVNCMSVKSSKDLYTTLLGALGQGFDASEADAITTLQALFVPKTTSSTVHLVTLDEIDHILTMGLESLYRVFEWSLQKNSRLILVGIANALDLTDRFLPRLKAKSLKPDLLSFLPYSATQVKNIITTRLQSLMPAGGKEGYVPFIHPAAIDLCSRKVSKQTGDLRKAFEICRRALDLIEVETRQKHEEEAREELLQMTPSKRPLGENINGASGGTRSVVQIMANSLKALTAETAPRASISHLNKITAAAFSNGTTQRLKTLNLQQKAALCALVAYEKRIRLAAKMVNGGATPSKSKLMAPTIKTLFDTYCQLCIHDSVLHPLSSSEFREVAGSLETLGLVTASDGKTGSFTAPQTPSKRGRKTMAATGDERRLTSCVAEKEIESATDGVGSGILKKILSGEALD from the exons ATGGCTCGCACAGCAGCTCTAGGAAAGAGAGCCCGGGGTATTGACGAAACTG ATGTCCCCTGCCAAGCAACCACTCCCAAACGAAGTCGACGTCTTGTAAAGGCTGTCTCATATAACGACGAAAACGAAGATCCTGCATATTCCCCttttgacgatgaagaagacgatgtgTTGGCCGAGCTACCTCCTCGAACCCGAAAGTCGCCATCACAAGCAACTACAAAGCAGAACCCAGTTACGCCTTCAACGCCACGACACCGAGATGCCCTCTCAGTGCCTCCTACCACGCCTAGACATACTGTCATGTCGGCAGGCAAACTATTCAAAAGGTTGACACCACACACACCACTTTCCCCAAGCGCGGTCCAAACCATTTACCAACAAGCACGACAATTATTTGCTCGTGGTGCTGAGCCGGGTCAACTTGTCGGTCGAGATGAGGAACGAAGCCAGCTGACGGAATTCCTCAACCGCTTCTCTTCATCCACCCCCTATGGCTGCCTCTATGTCAGCGGACCCCCAGGAACTGGCAAGAGTGCCATGATTACCGAGATGACTCGACAATATGCCAACCACAAGGATGTCCGATCTGCCTATGTGAACTGTATGAGCGTTAAATCCTCCAAGGATCTCTACACTACGCTGCTTGGTGCTCTTGGCCAGGGCTTTGACGCATCAGAGGCTGATGCCATCACAACTCTACAAGCATTGTTTGTGCCAAAGACGACGTCAAGCACTGTCCACCTTGTTACACTGGACGAGATCGATCACATTCTTACTATGGGCTTGGAAAGTCTGTACCGGGTATTCGAATGGTCCCTTCAAAAGAACTCCCGTCTTATTCTCGTCGGTATTGCCAACGCCCTGGACCTGACGGACCGATTCCTTCCTAGATTAAAGGCAAAGAGCCTCAAACCTGACCTCCTGTCATTCCTCCCTTACTCCGCAACACAAGTCAAgaacatcatcaccacacGACTCCAATCGCTGATGCCTGCGGGTGGTAAGGAGGGATATGTGCCATTCATTCACCCTGCCGCCATTGACCTGTGCTCTCGCAAGGTCTCAAAGCAGACTGGAGATCTTCGTAAGGCTTTTGAAATTTGTCGGCGCGCTCTGGATTTGATAGAGGTCGAGACTCGACAGAAgcacgaggaggaggcgaggGAGGAGCTCTTACAAATGACCCCTTCCAAGCGACCCCTTGGAGAGAACATCAACGGAGCATCAGGTGGCACAAGAAGTGTGGTTCAGATAATGGCGAATTCACTCAAGGCTCTCACAGCAGAAACGGCACCTCGGGCATCGATCAGTCACCTCAACAAGATCACAGCGGCAGCGTTCAGCAACGGAACTACACAACGACTCAAGACACTCAACCTTCAGCAGAAGGCTGCGCTATGTGCCCTGGTGGCCTACGAGAAGCGAATTCGACTCGCAGCTAAGATGGTTAATGGCGGCGCTACACCTTCAAAGTCGAAATTGATGGCGCCAACTATCAAGACTTTGTTCGATACCTACTGCCAGCTTTGCATCCACGACTCTGTTCTGCACCCACTGTCGAGCTCTGAATTCCGTGAGGTCGCGGGCAGCCTCGAGACTCTAGGATTGGTCACTGCATCGGATGGAAAGACTGGGAGTTTTACTGCACCACAGACACCCAGTAAGAGAGGTCGAAAGACTATGGCCGCAACTGGAGACGAGAGAAGACTCACAAGTTGTGTTGCAGAAAAGGAGATTGAGTCTGCAACTGACGGCGTAGGTTCAGGTATCCTGAAGAAGATTTTGAGTGGAGAAGCGTTGGATTAG
- a CDS encoding hypothetical protein (SECRETED:SignalP(1-20)~TransMembrane:1 (n8-15c20/21o152-170i)) — MTGTLYNTAILLSIASLVTSQESSSTNTSQPRIYPGSDGYKYYGCYNETTQIQDSAEDRALADGTHLVKAGKMTVPMCLEFCTSNGTQYKYAGLEWSRECWCSPYLSSLSAKLGDDDCENPCEGNSSQVCGGPLRLSAYQLSEGDASNRGDMLLAPGAIFSLSIIVLPLLSL, encoded by the exons ATGACTGGAACTCTTTACAATACTGCAATATTATTGTCTATTGCCTCGTTAGTCACATCGCAAGAATCCTCCAGCACTAACACATCGCAACCAAGAATCTACCCGGGATCGGACGGCTACAAATACTATGGCTGCTACAACGAGACGACGCAGATTCAAGACTCCGCCGAAGACCGCGCTCTTGCTGACGGCACCCACCTCGTCAAAGCCGGAAAGATGACAGTACCCATGTGTCTTGAGTTCTGCACTTCAAACGGAACACAATACAAATATGCCGGTCTGGAGTGGTCACG GGAATGCTGGTGTTCTCCATACTTGTCAAGTCTTTCAGCAAAACTCGGCGATGATGATTGTGAGAACCCGTGTGAGGGCAACTCATCTCAAGTTTGTGGAGGACCACTCAGGCTGAGTGCCTACCAACTCTCTGAGGGGGATGCATCGAACAGAGGAGATATGCTTTTGGCACCAGGAGCCATATTTAGTCTCTCGATCATCGTGTTACCTCTGTTGTCACTGTAA
- the ARG13 gene encoding Amino-acid transporter arg-13 (BUSCO:31584at5125) has translation MEPSPISVEVAHAPELPLKAKTAFTEALEDVLCGSVAGAVGKYIEYPFDTVKVRLQSQPDHLPLRYTGPLDCFRQAIKSDGVLGLYRGITAPLVGAAAETSSLFVFESLGRELLFASNMASREQGLLLPHLWLTGAFSGAFTSFVLTPIELVKCRIQAPLLGDGSAGVPLRPIPVIKQVFRHEGLRGFWHGQLGTLIREAGGGSAWFGAKETVTSMFYQHKTKTATSAAEKQQILDTPLPFWQQAIAGASAGVSYNFLFFPADTIKSRMQTAAVSDLVQRRTFWQEGSILWQQHGIRGMYRGCGVTCIRSAPSSAFIFMVYDGLKRNFPLQ, from the exons ATGGAGCCGAGTCCTATTTCTGTTGAGGTGGCTCATGCGCCTGAGCTTcctctcaaggccaagacggCTTTTACAGAAGCGCTCGAAGACGTGCTTTGCGGATCG GTTGCCGGTGCCGTTGGCAAGTACATCGAATACCCTTTCGACACGGTCAAAGTTCGACTGCAGAGCCAGCCCGATCACCTCCCGCTACGATATACTGGTCCATTGGATTGCTTCCGACAAGCTATTAAGAGCGATGGAGTGCTGGGTCTTTACCGAGGTATAACTGCTCCTCTGGTGGGCGCTGCCGCTGAAACGAGCAGTCTGTTCGTCTTTGAAAGTCTTGGCCGTGAATTGCTTTTTGCAAGCAACATGGCCTCTCGGGAACAAGGACTTTTATTGCCCCATCTTTGGTTAACTGGCGCATTCTCTGGTGCCTTTACATCCTTTGTCCTTACACCAATCGAGCTTGTCAAGTGCAGGATCCAAGCCCCATTGTTGGGTGACGGCTCTGCTGGTGTTCCTCTCCGTCCCATTCCCGTCATCAAGCAAGTCTTTCGCCATGAAGGCCTTCGCGGGTTCTGGCATGGCCAGCTCGGTACGCTGATACGAGAGGCAGGTGGTGGCTCTGCCTGGTTTGGTGCCAAGGAGACGGTAACAAGCATGTTCTATCAGCacaagacaaagacagcTACATCAGCAGCTGAAAAGCAGCAGATCCTTGACACCCCATTGCCTTTCTGGCAGCAAGCTATTGCTGGCGCATCGGCGGGTGTTTCATACAACTTTTTGTTCTTCCCTGCCGACACAATCAAGTCACGAATGCAGACAGCCGCCGTCAGTGACCTTGTGCAACGACGAACATTCTGGCAGGAAGGCTCTATACTATGGCAGCAGCACGGAATCCGTGGCATGTACCGCGGTTGCGGTGTTACTTGCATCCGGTCAGCGCCGAGCTCTGCCTTTATCTTTATGGTTTATGACGGATTAAAGCGAAACTTCCCCCTCCAATAA
- a CDS encoding hypothetical protein (BUSCO:38827at5125), producing the protein MTISQNSADPSVSDGPKSINHEENQYLDLVREILESGERRPDRTGTGTYSIFAPRPLKFSLNNNGTPILPLLTTKRVFTRAVIAELLWFIEGNTSSKSLSEAGIKIWDGNGSREFLDNLGLQHREVGDLGPVYGFQWRHFGAEYVDAKTDYTGQGVDQLAEIIHKLRTNPYDRRLVLSAWNPADMKKMVLPPCHMFAQFYVSYPRSKDDNSEEKPQGHLHCQLYQRSCDMGLGVPFNIASYALLTHMMAHVCELVPGSLTHVMGDAHVYLDHVDALKVQLEREPRNFPELEIAREKGGSIDGWKAEDFTVKGYDPHKTIAMKMSV; encoded by the exons ATGACCATCTCACAGAACTCCGCAGACCCTAGCGTCTCCGACGGCCCAAAATCTATCAACCATGAAGAAAACCAGTACCTTGACCTCGTTCGGGAAATTCTCGAGAGCGGCGAGCGTCGACCAGACCG CACCGGCACTGGAACATACTCAATCTTTGCTCCTCGACCTCTAAAATTCTCCCTCAACAACAACGGAACCCCCATTCTACCCCTCCTTACCACGAAGCGTGTCTTTACCCGCGCCGTCATTGCCGAGCTCCTCTGGTTTATCGAGGGCAATACCTCTTCTAAAAGTCTCAGTGAGGCCGGCATTAAGATCTGGGATGGCAATGGCTCGCGCGAGTTTCTCGATAACCTTGGTCTTCAACACCGTGAGGTTGGCGACCTGGGTCCCGTGTACGGCTTCCAATGGCGACACTTTGGCGCCGAGTACGTTGATGCCAAGACGGATTACACTGGCCAGGGTGTAGACCAGCTTGCAGAAATCATTCACAAGCTGCGAACCAACCCCTATGACCGTCGTCTAGTTCTTTCAGCCTGGAACCCTGCCGACATGAAGAAGATGGTTCTGCCACCTTGTCACATGTTCGCTCAGTTCTATGTATCTTATCCCCGAAGCAAGGACGATAACTCAGAGGAGAAACCTCAAGGACACCTTCACTGTCAGCTCTACCAAAGATCATGCGATATGGGTCTCGGCGTCCCCTTCAACATTGCCAGCTACGCGCTGCTAACACACATGATGGCGCACGTATGTGAGCTGGTCCCTGGAAGCCTTACCCATGTCATGGGTGATGCTCATGTGTACCTCGATCACGTTGACGCCCTCAAGGTTCAACTTGAGCGTGAGCCGCGAAACTTCCCCGAGTTGGAAATCGCCCGAGAAAAAGGTGGAAGCATTGATGGATGGAAAGCAGAGGATTTCACAGTCAAGGGATATGACCCCCATAAAACAATTGCTATGAAAATGTCTGTATGA